A window of Lysobacterales bacterium genomic DNA:
GAGATCCATGGCGGACGCCGCCAGGCCGGCCTGCCAGGCCCGGCCGGCCGCCCCGGAACGCTCGACAGCGCACAGGACCGAGTCGCCGGGCGACAGTGCGCCGGGCTGGGCGAAGCCCGCACCCTGCCGGGTCTGCAGGTCGCAGGTCAGCGCCAGGCCACCGCCGGCGAACAGGCGCAGGCTGGACAGGGCCGAGCTGCCGGTGTTGCTGACGGTCACAAAGGTCGACGACCCTGCCGGCATCAGCCGGGCGGCGTCCGGATCGACCTGGATCGCCAGTCCCGCGGCGGCCACGGCCTTGCTGGCGGCGACCGAAGCGAGCAGTGCCGCCAGCACCGGGCCGGCGACGGAGCCGGACCGGCTGCGCGGCGCGGTGTTGGGTTGCGTGTCGATCATGGTCATGTCCGAAGTCTCCCCGGGTTCCCGGTGTGCCTGGTCCGTGGGTGCATGGTTGCCTACCCTCTGCGTCGTGTCCATGCTCAGCGGAATCCCGTGAACACGGCGGTGCTGGTCGAGCTGACGACCTGGCCACCGGGACCGCTGCCCGAGGCCGTCGCCGTGTTGACCACGCGCCGTTCCGCCACATCCTGGGCGGTCAGCACATAGCTGGCCGCACAGTTCAGGGAGTCGCCCGGCACCAGGTCGCCCAGCCCGAACGGCTCGAAGCGGTCGCGGAACAGCTCGTCCCCGCGCAACACGGTGATCGGGTGGCCGAACGCGGTCAGCGGGCTGCAGGCCAGGTCGGTGACACGCGGGTCGAGCAGGGAGATCGCCGTCAGGTTGGTGTTGCCGGTGTTGCTGACCACGAAGTCGTAGAACAGCACGTCGCCGACATCGCCGTACCCGTTGCCATTGTTGTCGATGCCCATCTCCACCGTCTTCACCAGGGTGATCGCCGTGCCGTTGGCGCTGATCGGCGCGCAGGCGGCGGATTCGACGGCGAAGGTGCCCGTGATGTTGGCGCGATTGAACAGGCCGTTGCCCGGCTGGCCGGTGCACTGGCCGTTCTGCACGCCACCGGCCAGCACCGCCACCGGGACGGTGAGGGTGTAGGCATGGACGGCGCCGGAGGCGATCGTCACGTTGGCGGCGGACACCTGCACCGTGCTGCCATTGGCCGGCGCGAACTGGCCACCCGGCAGGGCCGGGTTGACCTGGCCCGAACTCGTCTCGACCCGGGCATTGCCGTTGTAGACCAGGCCATTGGCGGTGTGGTCCAGGGTGTCGGTAAGTGTGTAGACCGCGGGCGAGCCACCCAGGTTGCGCACCTCGATCAGGTAGCGCACCAGGTACATGTTCGGCCCGGTGGTCGTCACCGACTGCACGCTCTTGACCAGGTCGACGCTGATGGTCGGCACCACCGCGCACTGCGGCAAGGTCGGCTGGCTCTGGCAGTCCACCGGCGGCCGGTCGTTCAGGGCAACCACGTTGGCGATGCGCAGCACGCCCGCCGGGATCGGGTCGACCACCTGGACCTGGAAGGTCGCGGTGACCACGCCCGGCGAGCCGCCCGCCGCCGCCGGCACGTCGACCAGCGTGTCGCACGGCGTGCCGCCGACCGAACCGGCCGCGCAGGTCCAGGTCGGCGTGCCGCCCACGAAGGTGGTGTGCTGCGGCACCCACTCGTTGATCAGGGTGTTCAGCGCCGCGGCGCCCCCTTCGTTGCGCACCGTGATGGTGTAGGTCAGCACCTCGCCCGGCTGGGCGATGCCGTCGGGGATGATGCTCTCGCCGGTGACCGCCTTGCTGACCGAGAGCGCGGGCGCGGTCGGCAGCGTGGCGCAACCGGCCGGCTGCGGTACCACCGAGCAGTCGGGCGGCGGCAGGCCGGTCTCGTGGGCCAGGTTGGTGATCGTGCCGACATTGGCCGGAATCGGGTCGTTGACCGTCGCCAGCACCGTCAGCACCAGAGCGCCGTTGCCCGGCACCGTCAGGCCGCTCCAGGTCACCACGCCGCCGGCATGGTTGCCACCGTTGTCGGCGCTGACGAAGCTGGTATTGACGTCGAGCACGTCGGTCACCGCCACGCCCGTGGCCGGTTGCACGCTGCTGTTGGCCAGCGTGATGGTGTAGGTGAGCAGCTCACCCGGCTGCGCCAGGCCATCGCCACTGGCATCCGAGACCGACTTGGACAGCGTGACCTGGGCCTGCGGCACCGGCGTGGTCACCGTGTCGGTGACCGGACCGACCAGGGCGTTGCCCGGATCGCGACCCTCGGCGCTCGCCGTGTTGACGATCTGCCCCGCGTTCACGTCGGTCTGCTGCACCACGTAGGTGCCAGTCAGCACGCAGGTACCGGCCGGGGCCACGCTGGCACAGGTGATCGAGTTCGGGGTCAGCATCGGGTCGCTGACCACGACATTGGTCAGGGTCACGTTGCCGGTGTTGGTGGCGGTGATCACATAGGTCAGGGTCTGGCCCAGCGTCGGGCTGCCAGTCGGCTGCGACTTGACGATCGAGAGCGCGGGCTTCTGCTGGATCGGGGTGGTCACCGTCGAGGTCAGCGGACCCACCGGACCAGTCGGGCTGGTGGCCTCGGCGCTTCCGGTGTTGACGATCTGACCGGCGTTCACGTCGGACTGCTGCACCACGTAGGTGCCGGTCAGCACGCAGGTGCCGGCGGGCGCCACGCTCGGGCAGGTGATCGAGTTCGGCGTCAGCATCGGGTCGGACACGATGACGTTGGTCAGGGTCACGTTGCCGGTGTTGGTCGCGGTCACCGTGTAGGTGATGGTCTCGCCCACCGCCACAGTGCCGACCGGGCCCGTCTTCAGGACCGACAGGGCCGGGGTCTGGGCGATCGGGGTGGTGACCGTCGAGGTGACCGGGCCCACCGGGCCGATCGGGCTGGTGCCCTCGGCGCTGCCGGTGTTCACGATCTGACCCGCATTCACGTCGGACTGCTGGACGACGTAGGTGCCGGTCAGCACGCAGGTGCCGGCCGGGGTAACGCTCGGGCAGGTGATGCTGTTCGGAGTCAGCATCGGATCCGACACGATGACGTTGGTCAGCGTGACGTTGCCGGTGTTGGTCGCGGTCACCGTGTAGGTGATGGTCTCGCCCACCGCCACAGTGCCGACCGGTCCGGTCTTGAGGACCGACAGGGCCGGGGTCTGGGCGATCGGGGTGGTCACCGTCGAGGTGATCGGACCGACCGGCGTGTTGCCAGGACCGGTGCCTTCACCCGAACCGGTGTTCACGATCTGACCCGCATTCACGTCGGACTGCTGGACGACGTAGGTGCCGGTCAGCACGCAGGTGCCACCAGGCGCGACGCTCGGGCAGGTGATCGAGTTCGGGGTCAGCATCGGATCCGACACGATGACGTTGGTCAGCGTGACGTTGCCGGTGTTGGTCGCTGTCACCGTGT
This region includes:
- a CDS encoding DUF11 domain-containing protein, with protein sequence MLTPNSITCPSVAPGGTCVLTGTYVVQQTDIDAGQIVNTGTGSSTQTPPLTSTVTTPIPQTPALSVLKTGPVGTVAVGETITYTVTATNTGNVTLTNVIVSDPMLTPNSITCPSVAPAGTCVLTGTYVVQQSDVNAGQIVNTGSAEGTSPIGPVGPVTSTVTTPIAQTPALSVLKTGPVGTVAVGETITYTVTATNTGNVTLTNVIVSDPMLTPNSITCPSVAPAGTCVLTGTYVVQQSDVNAGQIVNTGSAEGTSPIGPVGPVTSTVTTPIAQTPALSVLKTGPVGTVAVGETITYTVTATNTGNVTLTNVIVSDPMLTPNSITCPSVAPAGTCVLTGTYVVQQSDVNAGQIVNTGSAEGTSPIGPVGPVTSTVTTPIAQTPALSVLKTGPVGTVAVGETITYTVTATNTGNVTLTNVIVSDPMLTPNSITCPSVAPGGTCVLTGTYVVQQSDVNAGQIVNTGSAEGTSPIGPVGPVTSTVTTPIAQTPALSVLKTGPVGTVAVGETITYTVTATNTGNVTLTNVIVSDPMLTPNSITCPSVAPGGTCVLTGTYVVQQSDVNAGQIVNTGSGEGTGPGNTPVGPITSTVTTPIAQTPALSVLKTGPVGTVAVGETITYTVTATNTGNVTLTNVIVSDPMLTPNSITCPSVTPAGTCVLTGTYVVQQSDVNAGQIVNTGSAEGTSPIGPVGPVTSTVTTPIAQTPALSVLKTGPVGTVAVGETITYTVTATNTGNVTLTNVIVSDPMLTPNSITCPSVAPAGTCVLTGTYVVQQSDVNAGQIVNTGSAEATSPTGPVGPLTSTVTTPIQQKPALSIVKSQPTGSPTLGQTLTYVITATNTGNVTLTNVVVSDPMLTPNSITCASVAPAGTCVLTGTYVVQQTDVNAGQIVNTASAEGRDPGNALVGPVTDTVTTPVPQAQVTLSKSVSDASGDGLAQPGELLTYTITLANSSVQPATGVAVTDVLDVNTSFVSADNGGNHAGGVVTWSGLTVPGNGALVLTVLATVNDPIPANVGTITNLAHETGLPPPDCSVVPQPAGCATLPTAPALSVSKAVTGESIIPDGIAQPGEVLTYTITVRNEGGAAALNTLINEWVPQHTTFVGGTPTWTCAAGSVGGTPCDTLVDVPAAAGGSPGVVTATFQVQVVDPIPAGVLRIANVVALNDRPPVDCQSQPTLPQCAVVPTISVDLVKSVQSVTTTGPNMYLVRYLIEVRNLGGSPAVYTLTDTLDHTANGLVYNGNARVETSSGQVNPALPGGQFAPANGSTVQVSAANVTIASGAVHAYTLTVPVAVLAGGVQNGQCTGQPGNGLFNRANITGTFAVESAACAPISANGTAITLVKTVEMGIDNNGNGYGDVGDVLFYDFVVSNTGNTNLTAISLLDPRVTDLACSPLTAFGHPITVLRGDELFRDRFEPFGLGDLVPGDSLNCAASYVLTAQDVAERRVVNTATASGSGPGGQVVSSTSTAVFTGFR